From Mucilaginibacter gotjawali:
CCACGATAACAAACTCACCATTACGGAGCCAACGGCGGCGTTTGAAAGAATATTTTTGTATGGATATTGCCTGGTGTGTTGATATTATTAGCCGCTATATTATTAATCAGACGCAAAAGAAAATAGAACCTATGTTTTTAAGTACAGACGAACAAACGATAGAAGACCTGGGGCTTTTTGGCAACCGTAATAACGGCGGGATCTATGATATTTACAATGCAGCAAATACAAGGGGCGGCGAAGCCATATTAAAAGATATGTTCCGCAACCCATTGTCTGACAGGGATGCGATCAATCAGCGCAGCAGCATTATTGAACATTTTGCCCGGATGAACATGGCCTTCCCATTCTCTGCCAGCTCATTTGACATGGCAGAGAAATATTTACTGGATAATGTAGAGCAATCAAAAGGGACCAACCAGCAAACCAGTATGCTCAGCGAAAAAGAGATGCTTAACGGGGTATCCGCCGTGATCGACATCTTGTGGACCGCAAAGACATTTATAGAAAACAGGGACGTGGCAAGTGTATTTGCCTATAAAACGGAACGCGACAGCATTGTCATGTTGCTCCGCGATGCTGCCTTTACACCGGCACTCAGGGAAAAGCCCCAGGGCAAATTGCCTTATTCAGCCATAACGGCTTATGATATTTTATTCAGGGTACGTGAGTACGACAAGATCAAAAAGCTGTTAAAACATATTTATACGCTGGATGTGTATTTGTCAGTAGCAAAAGTGGCCGTTAAAAGGAACTTCGTATTCCCCAGCGCCCTTGAAAAAGGCTCGTGTGAATTGGCCCTGGAAGATGTTTATCAACCCGAACTTAAAAAACCCGTTGGTAACTCCGTTTTCATAAGCCCACGGCAAAATATCATATTTTTAACCGGGGCCAATATGGCGGGCAAATCCACCTTTTTGCGTGCGGTAAGCACCGCGGTGTATGTGGCGCACATGGGCTTCCCGGTAGCAGCCAGGTCAATGGCGTTTTCAGTAATGGACGGCGTTTATACCACCATCAATTTACCCGATAAATTAGGCATCGGGGCCAGTCACTTCTATGTCGAGGTGCTGCGGGTGCGAAAAATGGCCACAGAGCTGAGCCATGGAAAATCATTGTTTATCGTATTTGATGAGCTATTCAGGGGCACCAATGTTAAAGACGCCCATGAAGCCACGGTTGCCGTTACCAATGCTTTTGCCGGAAAGAAAACCAGTATGTTCATTATTTCCTCGCATATCGTGGAGGCGGCCGAGCAGCTAAAACTAAAAAGCAATATCGGATTTCAATACCTCCCCACCATTATGAATGGTACCGTCCCTGAGTATACTTACACCCTGAGACAAGGCGTAACCGACGACCGGCACGGGATGATCATCATCAGGAATGAGGGAATACTGGACATCTTAAAAAACGGTCTTAAGAAAAAGGTGAAGCACTTAGATACAGTCAGCTAATCATTCAGCACATATTAGACAAAAACGAGGTAACAATTATGAGTTTTGGTATAGATAAACAAACCCTGGATGAACTTAACCTGCTGGGGAAATTCCGCAGCGGATCGGTTTACAGCCTGTTCAACCAGGTAAAGACAAGGGGCGGCGAACAGCTGCTTGACAGAATGTTTCGTACACCGCTGGAAGATGCACAAATAATCAATGAACGTACAGCCGTCTTCCGGTTTTTCCAGAAGGAGCAGCTCAGTTTTCCTGTTGATGCACAGCAGGTAAATTTGATGAGGGAGTATCTTGATTCCGGCGCAGGAAAAAATATAATAACGGTATTTACCGGTACGATTTTAACAAGAGTACTTTCCAGTTTAACACGCGATGAGCGGTACAAAAAAAACATCCAGGGTTTGCAGGCAGTGATTGTTGTAATGAACAGGTGCCACACCTTTTTAGAAGCGATGCCGCCGATTCCGGGGCCGTATTCCAACAGGATAATGGCTGTAAAAGAAATATTGGCGGATAAGCGGATAGAAAGGTTAAGGAGTATTGATATTTATAAATCATTGTCGCTTAGGACACTGATTTTTTATAATCACCTGATAAAAAGCAGTCTTTATAAAAAAGTAGAAGATCTATTATCCTTTATTTATGAACTTGATGTAAATATTAACGTCAGCGCGGTGGCAAGCAGCAAAGGCTTTGTATTTGCAAAGGCGCTGCAACCCGAAAAAAATGCACTATCAGCCACTGATCTTCGCCACCCCTGCGTAGAAAAGGCGATAGGTAACACCCTGCTGCTGGCAGAAGGAAGCAATGTGCTTTTTTTAACCGGGGCAAACATGGCCGGCAAATCCACCTTCATGAAATCCGTGGGTATCGGTTTCTACCTGGCCCATATTGGGTTCCCGGTGGCGGCGGCCAGTATGGAGTTTTCGGTCAGGGAAGGGCTTTATTCTTCGATCAACGTAGCGGACAATATTAACCTTGGCTACAGCCATTTTTACGCGGAGGTGGTAAGGGTAAAACAGGCCGCGGAGGCCGCCGCCAGCGGCAAACGGCTTTTGCTGATGTTCGACGAACTATTCAAGGGCACCAATGTGAAAGACGCCTACGACGGAACGCTTGCAGTAACAGAAGGCTTTGCCGAATACACCGATTGTCTGTTCATCGTTTCCACCCATATCATCGAAGTTGGCGAGGCATTAAAAAGCCGGGACAATATCAAATTTGGCTACATGCCGACGGTGATGGACGGATCGAGGCCCCGCTATACTTATAAGATGCAGGAAGGGATTACAGAAGACCGCCAGGGAATGATGATCATCCGGAACGAAGGTATTCTGGAGCTGATAGGTGACTGAAGAAGTGTTTTTTTAATAGTGCAGCGCCATAACAATTAATAATAATTAATTAACCCAAAAAATTATAATATGAGAAAGAATATATTAGAAACCATAGTTAAACTCAGTGCATTGATGATCATTTGTTTATTGACTTCAATGCGTTTGATCGAAAAAAAACCGGATTATTCCGGTACATGGAAACTTAATACAGCAAATACTAAGCTCGGCGGGTTACCTTCGACCGGAGTTGGTAAGCAATTGACCATAAAACAATATTCAGATAAATTGATCATCAAACGCTTGCTGGAGGTAAGGGGGCATAACGATTCAGGTGCAATTGACACGTTTAAATTTGATGCCAAAAAGGAGTCGGTTTCAGACATGTTTAAGCATCATATCGCTTATACAGGATGGTCCGACGATGGCAAGCAATTAGCAAAAATTCAATTTATTAAAACCAATATTAAAACTGAAAAGGGTGAAAATATAGCATCTGAACAAAAAGTAATGGTAACCTGGAGTCTATCTAAAGATGGCAAAACCTTAATTATTGATCAGGAAATTACACTTGGTAATTTAGCACGCTTTATAGTAAAGTTGGTTTACGACAAGCAATAAAACGGCAGCAGCATTTCAGAAAGGTATTAACTAACAGACAAATAAAAAAAGTTTAATTCGTGAATACTTCGCAGGCAGGATTTATTAATCAGTTTAAGCCCGGATTAGCTAACCGGAACTTAAAACCGCAGTGGATATCATTAGTATAATACCGGGAAAATTTCTTTAATCCATTACATTCTTAGTTATTATGAATAAATACCTGTTGTTTATTTGCGGGGCGTCCTATGCCTGGTTTTTGCCAGGTACAATACACGGTATCGCCGCCGGAAACCATTCAGAACACAAAGGTATCAATTAATAAATGACCACAATTTAACCATCAGATCAATAATGAACCTTATAAAACCATTCAAAATACTGCTGCTCTTTGCAGCATTGCCACTCGGCGTATTTGCACAAAACATTATCCCGCTCGACCCGGACGTGCGTACCGGTAAACTGCCTAACGGTTTTACTTATTTTATCCGCCACAATGAAGAGCCAAAGAACCGGGTACTGATGTACCTGGTTAATAAGGCCGGGTCCATACTGGAAGACGAGGATCAGCGTGGCCTGGCGCATTTTACGGAGCACATGAGCTTTAACGGCACAAAACATTTTCCGCACAACCAATTGGTAGATTACCTGCAAAAAGCAGGTGTCCGCTTTGGCGCCGACATCAATGCGTATACCAGTTTCGATGAAACTGTTTATCAGTTGCCGATCCCCTCTGATAATCCCAAGTTATTAAAAGGCGGCCTGGAGATCATGCGCGACTGGGCGCAGGAAGCACTGCTCGACCCCGCAGAAATTGATAAGGAACGCGGTGTGGTGCTGGAAGAAAAACGCCTCGGAAAAGGTGCGGGCGAACGAATGCGGACGGTATATTGGCCGGTCATCCTGCAGCAGTCCCGGTACGCAACGCGAATGCCGATAGGTTTAGATACCGTTTTGAATAACTTCAAGCGCCCGGTCATAGCACGTTTTTATCATGACTGGTACCGGCCCGATTTGCAGGCATTAATTATCGTCGGCGACATCGACGTTAACCAGGTAGAACAGTCTGTAAAAGCACAATTTTCAAACCTTAAAAACCCTGAGCACGAAAAAGCAAGACCCCAATTTACTGTACCGTTGACCGGGAAAAACCAATTTGTGGCCGTGACCGACAAGGAAATGACCTCTACGGTTATGGAAGTGATTATAAAGCACAAAGCGCCGCAGCTAAAAACGACAGATGATTTCCGCAATAACGTTATACAACTGCTATTTATGGAAATGTTAGGTGCACGTTACCTTGAACTATCGCGGTTGGCCGATCCGCCATTTGTTAATGGGGGAGCAGGCATTTCCGATTTTATCGGCGGCCTTGATTGCTATGATGCCAGTGTGGTAGCCAAACCAGGTGAGCTGGAAAAGGGCTTTAAAGCTGTCTGGCGCGAAACCGAAAGGGTGAAACGTTTCGGATTTACCGCAACTGAGCTCCAAAGGGCAAAAGCGGGCTTATTGACCAGCGTTGAATCATCCTATAAGGAACAAAACAAAACCAATTCTGAGTTTTATGTAAAACAGTACCAGGAATATTTTTTAAAGAATACCCCTGCACTGGGGATAGCCGCCAGTTACAAACTGGTCAAAAATTACCTGCCAGGGATCACATTAGCCGAGGTAAACAGGCTGACAGCTGAATATATTAGGGATACAGACCAGGATGTATTGATCGAGGCGCCTGATAAGGATAAAAACAGTCTCCCTGACGAAACTATTGTTAAGGCATGGCTAACCTCGGTAGCCAATGAAAAGCTGGAACCCTACAAAGACGAAGTAAGCACCCAGCCCTTGCTGGCGAACCAACCGCTTGCCGGTAAGATTGTGTCAACCGAAAGAAATAACGACCTTAAGTTTACGACAATTACCCTGAGCAATGGCGTTAAAGTCATCTTAAAACCAACCGATTTCAAAAACAATGAAATAATGTTTAATGCGTTTGCGCCGGGAGGTACCTCAATTTATGACGATGCGGATTTCGAAAGCGCCGCCGCCGCCGTCGGGCTGATTACTGCCGGGGGCGTGGGCAACTACGATGCCAACCAATTGCAAAAGTTTATGGCCGATAAGGAATCCGCAGTCAGCCCCTTTATTTCGGATCGCTCCCAGGGGATCAGCGGGAACACCACGCCAAAAGACCTGGAAACTGCATTGGCACTTACTTATGCCTATTTCACTGAACCGAGGAAGGATACGGCCATATTTAAAGGCATCATCGGGAAGAGCAGGGCGAATCTTGCCAACAGGTCGGACGATCCGGGGAGTGTTTTCAGTGACACCGTGAGCGCGGTGCTGAGTAACTATAACGTAAGGCGAACAGGCCCAACAATTGAAAAATTGAATCAGGTGAACCTGGACCGGGCTTATTCAATCTTTAAGGAACGGTTCTCCGACGCGGGTAATTTTACTTTTACCTTTGTCGGCAGTATTGATACCAATACCATTAAACCGCTATTAGAAAAATACCTCGGTTCCCTGCCATCAAGGGGCCTTCATGAACAGGCTAGAGACCTTGGTATCCATATTCCTCCGGGAAAAATCGAGAAAACCGTTTACAAGGGAAGTGAACCTCAGGCGAGCGTTATGCTGGTTTTTTCCGGAAAATATGATTATAGCCCTGAAAGCAATGTTTGCATGGATGCCTTAAAGGAGGCACTGGAGATACGCTTGCTGCAAAGATTGCGCGAGGACGAAAGCGGGGTATACACTCCCAGTGTTTCTAACGTGATCAGTAAATTTCCGCAATCCCGTTATGCATTTATGATCAGGTTCGGCTGTGCCCCGCAGAACGTGGATAAATTGGTGGCCTCCACCCTCGATGAGATCAATAAGCTCCGCACAGAAGGTCCGTTAAAAGAAAATGTTGACAAATGGAGGGCAGAGAGTAAAACAAGTATTGAACCGAATTTAAAGACCAACGGTTTCTGGCTTGGTTACATCAACGCCCAACTACAAAACCAGGACGATTTGGGGATCATTAACCATTACAGTGCTATACTGGATGAGGTAGGCCCGGGTGATGTAAAAACAATGGCCTTAAAATATTTAAGCGGCGATAATTT
This genomic window contains:
- a CDS encoding MutS-related protein, whose protein sequence is MFLSTDEQTIEDLGLFGNRNNGGIYDIYNAANTRGGEAILKDMFRNPLSDRDAINQRSSIIEHFARMNMAFPFSASSFDMAEKYLLDNVEQSKGTNQQTSMLSEKEMLNGVSAVIDILWTAKTFIENRDVASVFAYKTERDSIVMLLRDAAFTPALREKPQGKLPYSAITAYDILFRVREYDKIKKLLKHIYTLDVYLSVAKVAVKRNFVFPSALEKGSCELALEDVYQPELKKPVGNSVFISPRQNIIFLTGANMAGKSTFLRAVSTAVYVAHMGFPVAARSMAFSVMDGVYTTINLPDKLGIGASHFYVEVLRVRKMATELSHGKSLFIVFDELFRGTNVKDAHEATVAVTNAFAGKKTSMFIISSHIVEAAEQLKLKSNIGFQYLPTIMNGTVPEYTYTLRQGVTDDRHGMIIIRNEGILDILKNGLKKKVKHLDTVS
- a CDS encoding MutS-related protein, translating into MSFGIDKQTLDELNLLGKFRSGSVYSLFNQVKTRGGEQLLDRMFRTPLEDAQIINERTAVFRFFQKEQLSFPVDAQQVNLMREYLDSGAGKNIITVFTGTILTRVLSSLTRDERYKKNIQGLQAVIVVMNRCHTFLEAMPPIPGPYSNRIMAVKEILADKRIERLRSIDIYKSLSLRTLIFYNHLIKSSLYKKVEDLLSFIYELDVNINVSAVASSKGFVFAKALQPEKNALSATDLRHPCVEKAIGNTLLLAEGSNVLFLTGANMAGKSTFMKSVGIGFYLAHIGFPVAAASMEFSVREGLYSSINVADNINLGYSHFYAEVVRVKQAAEAAASGKRLLLMFDELFKGTNVKDAYDGTLAVTEGFAEYTDCLFIVSTHIIEVGEALKSRDNIKFGYMPTVMDGSRPRYTYKMQEGITEDRQGMMIIRNEGILELIGD
- a CDS encoding M16 family metallopeptidase; the encoded protein is MNLIKPFKILLLFAALPLGVFAQNIIPLDPDVRTGKLPNGFTYFIRHNEEPKNRVLMYLVNKAGSILEDEDQRGLAHFTEHMSFNGTKHFPHNQLVDYLQKAGVRFGADINAYTSFDETVYQLPIPSDNPKLLKGGLEIMRDWAQEALLDPAEIDKERGVVLEEKRLGKGAGERMRTVYWPVILQQSRYATRMPIGLDTVLNNFKRPVIARFYHDWYRPDLQALIIVGDIDVNQVEQSVKAQFSNLKNPEHEKARPQFTVPLTGKNQFVAVTDKEMTSTVMEVIIKHKAPQLKTTDDFRNNVIQLLFMEMLGARYLELSRLADPPFVNGGAGISDFIGGLDCYDASVVAKPGELEKGFKAVWRETERVKRFGFTATELQRAKAGLLTSVESSYKEQNKTNSEFYVKQYQEYFLKNTPALGIAASYKLVKNYLPGITLAEVNRLTAEYIRDTDQDVLIEAPDKDKNSLPDETIVKAWLTSVANEKLEPYKDEVSTQPLLANQPLAGKIVSTERNNDLKFTTITLSNGVKVILKPTDFKNNEIMFNAFAPGGTSIYDDADFESAAAAVGLITAGGVGNYDANQLQKFMADKESAVSPFISDRSQGISGNTTPKDLETALALTYAYFTEPRKDTAIFKGIIGKSRANLANRSDDPGSVFSDTVSAVLSNYNVRRTGPTIEKLNQVNLDRAYSIFKERFSDAGNFTFTFVGSIDTNTIKPLLEKYLGSLPSRGLHEQARDLGIHIPPGKIEKTVYKGSEPQASVMLVFSGKYDYSPESNVCMDALKEALEIRLLQRLREDESGVYTPSVSNVISKFPQSRYAFMIRFGCAPQNVDKLVASTLDEINKLRTEGPLKENVDKWRAESKTSIEPNLKTNGFWLGYINAQLQNQDDLGIINHYSAILDEVGPGDVKTMALKYLSGDNFIKIELKPEADNNTRGK